A section of the Trichocoleus sp. genome encodes:
- a CDS encoding penicillin-binding protein 1A has product MMKRFKRTIGKSEILGQLLPPNEQPPGMGLYRKRWAWVVVGVSFGLLGTGLAVYETLMAVRRDLPNTAEVLTYTRVGTLTLKAADGTVLQQIGPATRDKVTLKEIPVDLKEAFLASEDRDFYTHHGLDYQAIIRASLANLTAGQVVEGASTITQQLARIVFLDQERSLGRKLREAMLAQKMEDELKKDQILERYLNLVYLGSGAYGVADAAWVYFSKPVNKLTLSEIAMIAGMAPAPSVYSPLVNPDLARKRRDTVLQRMVDAGFITASERDAALTDPIKAKPSSPKYLNSAAPYFTSYVQQQLPKLVPQEELEAGGLTVETTLNPKWQKYAQETVNYAIDNYGPGEAFEQSALVSIDPRNGEIKVLVGGNDFSKSQFNRATQAQRQPGSTFKTFVYATAIAAGFSPYTTYIDAKYVIDGYQPHNYGKTYRGPVTVRDALISSINIVAVKTLVDVGFDPVIEMAKRMGIKSNLLPAYSLALGSSEVNLLELTSGYGALANKGNHIEPHAVTRVFNRFGKLIYQAKYKPERAIDADSAAITTWMLRGVVNSGTGGNAALPDRAVAGKTGTSEKRRDLWFVGYIPQLVTGVWMGNDDSSPTWGASSTAALTWYDFMRNLTDEIPPESFPDLPELEGRKTTVKAKPVNPKRVYASTTGGREDDGESSDNWEDDAGRSSDDSYRNDSYSNDSYSEPSYDSGYSSNSDDSSYSEPAPEPEPAPAEEAAPAEPPPPAAESAPEPEAAPASDPTPAPISEPPPVVVPTEPAPPPAPASNP; this is encoded by the coding sequence ATGATGAAACGATTCAAGCGGACGATCGGCAAGTCAGAGATTCTGGGTCAGCTTCTTCCACCCAATGAGCAGCCACCGGGAATGGGACTCTATCGCAAACGATGGGCTTGGGTTGTAGTGGGAGTCAGCTTTGGGCTGCTTGGTACAGGGTTGGCTGTCTATGAAACGCTAATGGCAGTTCGACGAGATCTTCCCAACACAGCAGAAGTGTTGACTTATACTCGTGTCGGAACGCTGACGCTCAAAGCTGCCGACGGTACTGTTTTACAGCAGATTGGACCAGCGACGCGAGATAAAGTGACGCTGAAGGAAATACCCGTTGATCTTAAAGAAGCCTTCCTTGCTTCCGAAGATCGAGATTTTTATACCCATCATGGGCTAGATTATCAGGCGATCATCCGTGCCTCTCTCGCCAACCTTACTGCTGGACAAGTGGTTGAAGGAGCCAGCACCATTACTCAACAGTTAGCCCGAATTGTCTTCCTCGATCAAGAGCGCAGCTTAGGGCGCAAACTGCGGGAAGCGATGCTGGCACAGAAAATGGAAGATGAACTCAAGAAAGACCAGATATTGGAGCGATATCTCAATCTGGTTTATCTGGGGTCGGGGGCGTATGGCGTTGCGGATGCTGCCTGGGTCTATTTCAGCAAACCCGTGAATAAGCTGACTCTTAGCGAAATAGCAATGATTGCTGGCATGGCTCCGGCTCCCAGCGTTTACTCACCATTAGTTAACCCAGATCTAGCCCGTAAGCGCCGCGATACGGTACTTCAGCGGATGGTCGATGCAGGGTTCATTACAGCATCAGAGCGAGATGCAGCCCTGACAGACCCGATTAAGGCGAAGCCTAGCAGTCCAAAGTATCTTAATAGCGCTGCTCCCTATTTCACCTCCTATGTGCAGCAGCAGCTACCGAAACTGGTTCCGCAAGAAGAACTAGAAGCAGGTGGCTTAACAGTAGAAACGACTTTGAATCCTAAGTGGCAAAAGTACGCTCAGGAAACTGTTAACTATGCGATCGACAACTACGGGCCGGGAGAAGCCTTTGAACAGTCAGCTTTAGTGTCGATCGATCCGCGTAACGGCGAAATTAAAGTGCTTGTTGGCGGCAATGACTTTTCCAAAAGCCAGTTCAATCGGGCAACGCAAGCCCAAAGACAACCCGGTTCAACGTTCAAAACCTTTGTTTATGCCACGGCGATCGCGGCTGGATTTTCGCCCTACACCACTTATATTGATGCCAAGTATGTTATTGATGGCTATCAGCCGCACAACTATGGCAAAACCTATCGAGGACCTGTCACAGTCCGCGATGCACTGATTTCCTCAATCAACATTGTTGCTGTGAAAACGCTGGTTGATGTTGGGTTTGATCCGGTCATTGAAATGGCAAAGCGGATGGGTATCAAGTCGAACTTACTGCCTGCCTACTCGCTGGCACTAGGCTCTTCTGAGGTCAACCTGCTGGAGCTAACCAGCGGCTATGGAGCTCTGGCAAACAAAGGCAACCATATTGAACCTCATGCAGTAACGCGGGTTTTTAATCGCTTCGGCAAACTTATTTATCAGGCAAAGTATAAGCCAGAAAGGGCGATCGATGCGGATAGTGCAGCCATTACAACATGGATGCTGCGCGGTGTTGTCAATAGTGGGACTGGCGGCAATGCGGCTCTGCCCGATCGAGCAGTTGCAGGAAAAACAGGCACCTCTGAAAAGCGGCGCGATCTCTGGTTTGTTGGTTATATTCCGCAGCTCGTCACTGGGGTTTGGATGGGCAATGATGACAGTAGCCCCACTTGGGGAGCAAGCAGTACAGCGGCTCTCACCTGGTATGACTTCATGCGAAATTTGACCGACGAAATCCCGCCAGAGTCATTCCCTGACCTTCCCGAACTGGAAGGGCGAAAAACCACTGTGAAGGCAAAACCTGTGAATCCGAAGCGGGTCTATGCCAGTACAACAGGCGGCAGAGAAGACGACGGGGAAAGCAGTGATAACTGGGAAGATGATGCTGGGAGAAGTAGCGATGACTCTTATCGCAATGACTCCTACTCCAATGATTCCTATAGCGAACCATCCTATGACAGCGGCTACAGCAGCAATTCTGACGATTCAAGCTACTCAGAACCTGCCCCTGAGCCTGAGCCTGCACCTGCCGAAGAAGCTGCACCCGCAGAGCCGCCGCCACCTGCCGCAGAATCCGCCCCTGAGCCTGAGGCCGCACCTGCCTCTGACCCAACTCCAGCACCCATCTCCGAACCTCCACCTGTAGTCGTTCCGACAGAACCTGCACCGCCACCTGCCCCGGCTTCCAACCCTTAA
- a CDS encoding carbonic anhydrase, with translation MRKLISGLHKFKNTYVPTHRDLLEQLAQGQKPRVLFITCSDSRIDPALLTNTDLGDLFVIRNAGNIIPPYGAANGGEGASVEYAIHALGITQIVVCGHSHCGAMKGLLQLGNLAEEMPLVYDWLQHAEATRRLVKENYSHLSKDEMLEVAVAENVITQIENLKTYPVIRSKLFQGKLQIFGWVYLIETGEVLAFDPTTHSYIHPQSQLSESEPGSFKPGHYKTTSAPPVACEMPSGQDTDSPSTTSTPPIPTPIARPAVAATSTSVPTALPWLSPEQAQRIYRGSATR, from the coding sequence ATGCGGAAGCTAATCAGCGGATTACACAAGTTCAAAAACACCTACGTTCCCACCCATCGAGATCTGCTTGAGCAACTGGCTCAAGGGCAAAAACCAAGGGTTTTGTTTATTACCTGCTCCGATTCGCGCATTGATCCAGCCCTGCTGACAAATACCGATCTGGGTGATCTGTTTGTCATTCGAAATGCCGGTAACATTATCCCGCCTTACGGTGCAGCAAATGGGGGAGAAGGGGCATCAGTGGAATATGCCATTCATGCACTGGGTATCACACAAATTGTAGTTTGCGGCCATTCTCACTGTGGTGCGATGAAGGGGCTGTTGCAACTGGGCAATCTTGCAGAAGAAATGCCGCTGGTTTATGACTGGCTACAGCATGCTGAAGCAACTCGTCGTTTGGTGAAAGAGAACTATTCCCACCTCAGCAAGGACGAAATGCTGGAAGTTGCCGTTGCCGAAAATGTCATCACTCAGATCGAAAACCTGAAAACCTATCCGGTAATTCGCTCGAAGCTGTTTCAGGGCAAGCTGCAAATTTTTGGCTGGGTCTATCTAATTGAGACAGGCGAGGTTCTCGCGTTTGACCCCACTACCCATTCCTACATTCATCCTCAAAGCCAGTTGTCCGAATCTGAGCCAGGTAGCTTCAAGCCCGGACATTACAAGACAACGAGCGCTCCCCCAGTTGCCTGTGAAATGCCCTCAGGCCAAGATACGGATAGTCCCTCCACGACGAGTACTCCCCCAATCCCAACCCCGATCGCGCGACCTGCCGTTGCTGCTACTTCAACTTCAGTGCCAACTGCCTTACCCTGGCTCTCTCCAGAACAAGCCCAGCGGATTTATCGAGGTTCAGCAACCCGGTAA
- a CDS encoding inositol monophosphatase family protein, which translates to MDFSTERLQQIHRLIRGCGQQAHQMAAEPFQVYEKGIEDYVTTVDRALDQQLTAGFTDLFPQDCIITEENSQSWQRFSQQTDRFWFIDPLDGTEDFIHRRPHYSVMVGLLEHSQPIAGWVYAPAFDRMYYGGANWGLFQAEGDQAAVPFIPQAPEPPSSKHCPILLGYKDQRRYGEIITKFIPAAQFDCIGSFGLKVLRVISGEAGLYVYLNRRVKLWDTTGPLAMARMAGLICCDLAGNPLKFTPDAIDAQTLAHQQPIVIGWENYVETLLPQLQAAIDLSGAVMN; encoded by the coding sequence ATGGATTTCTCAACCGAGCGACTTCAGCAAATCCACCGCTTGATTCGAGGCTGCGGACAGCAAGCCCATCAGATGGCAGCAGAACCTTTTCAGGTCTATGAAAAAGGCATCGAGGATTATGTCACAACTGTCGATCGGGCGCTGGATCAGCAACTCACTGCCGGATTTACCGATCTGTTTCCGCAAGACTGCATCATTACTGAAGAAAATAGCCAGTCTTGGCAGCGCTTTTCGCAGCAGACCGATCGCTTCTGGTTTATCGATCCGCTGGATGGCACAGAAGACTTTATTCACCGGAGACCTCACTATTCGGTCATGGTTGGGCTGCTAGAGCACTCCCAGCCGATCGCAGGTTGGGTCTATGCGCCTGCTTTTGACCGAATGTATTATGGCGGCGCCAACTGGGGTTTGTTTCAAGCAGAGGGCGATCAGGCGGCTGTTCCATTCATTCCGCAAGCACCAGAACCGCCTTCTTCAAAGCATTGTCCAATTTTGTTGGGCTACAAAGACCAGCGACGCTATGGAGAAATCATCACTAAATTTATTCCAGCCGCCCAATTTGATTGCATTGGTAGTTTTGGGTTAAAGGTGTTGCGCGTCATTTCTGGAGAGGCAGGGCTATATGTCTATCTCAATCGGCGCGTCAAACTGTGGGACACAACTGGACCTCTGGCAATGGCAAGGATGGCAGGGCTGATTTGCTGTGACTTGGCCGGAAACCCGCTCAAATTTACGCCAGATGCGATCGATGCTCAAACCCTGGCTCATCAACAGCCAATCGTCATTGGTTGGGAAAATTATGTCGAGACACTATTACCGCAGTTGCAGGCGGCGATCGATCTGTCGGGTGCAGTGATGAATTAG
- the purT gene encoding formate-dependent phosphoribosylglycinamide formyltransferase, with protein sequence MNVPQSSQSWQTWGTPLAPSAQRLLLLGSGELGREVAIEAMRLGLEVIAVDAYPNAPAMQIAHRSHVVEMLDGAKLRQVIEQEKPNLIVPEVEAIATATLIEMEQEGWTVIPTAKATFLTMNREGIRRLAAEELGLQTSPYRFAETAAEYQEAIAALGLPCVVKPVMSSSGKGQSTVRTEAEVMPAWDYAHAGGRTKNARVIVEGFVDFHTEITLLTVRSIDGTYFCPPIGHIQISGDYRESWQPCPLSETTLKQCQDIAAKITEALGGWGIFGVELFIQGDPAGEQTVYFSEVSPRPHDTGMVTMISQNMSEFELHVRAIAGLPIGSIDLIQPGASAVILATEAGTNPRFTGVQAALQVPTSKLRLFGKPACHKNRRMGVALALGESIDQARERARACAAAVQVVV encoded by the coding sequence ATGAACGTACCGCAATCATCTCAATCCTGGCAAACCTGGGGAACTCCGCTGGCTCCTTCTGCTCAACGTTTACTCTTGCTGGGTTCGGGAGAACTGGGGCGCGAAGTGGCGATCGAGGCAATGCGCCTGGGCTTAGAGGTGATTGCAGTAGATGCTTACCCCAATGCCCCCGCAATGCAGATTGCTCACCGATCGCACGTTGTCGAAATGCTGGATGGGGCAAAACTGCGGCAGGTGATTGAGCAAGAAAAGCCAAATTTGATTGTGCCTGAAGTGGAAGCAATTGCCACTGCCACCTTAATTGAGATGGAACAGGAAGGCTGGACAGTGATTCCCACTGCTAAGGCAACCTTTTTAACTATGAACCGGGAAGGAATTCGGCGTTTAGCGGCTGAGGAGTTAGGCTTACAAACCTCACCCTATCGCTTTGCCGAAACTGCAGCAGAGTACCAGGAAGCGATCGCGGCTTTGGGGCTACCCTGCGTCGTGAAACCTGTCATGAGTTCGTCGGGCAAAGGGCAGAGCACCGTTCGTACAGAAGCTGAGGTGATGCCTGCCTGGGATTATGCTCATGCGGGGGGACGCACCAAAAATGCCAGAGTCATTGTTGAAGGATTCGTTGATTTTCACACCGAAATTACGCTGCTAACGGTGCGATCGATCGACGGCACATATTTCTGTCCTCCAATCGGGCATATCCAGATCAGTGGCGATTATCGAGAATCCTGGCAACCCTGTCCTTTATCTGAAACAACCCTGAAGCAGTGCCAGGACATTGCCGCCAAAATTACTGAAGCGTTGGGCGGTTGGGGCATCTTTGGCGTAGAGCTATTTATCCAGGGTGATCCGGCAGGGGAACAGACTGTTTATTTCAGTGAGGTCAGTCCTCGTCCACATGATACGGGGATGGTGACGATGATCAGTCAAAATATGTCTGAATTTGAACTGCATGTTCGCGCCATTGCAGGGCTGCCGATTGGCTCGATTGATCTGATCCAGCCCGGAGCCTCTGCCGTCATTCTGGCAACTGAAGCTGGCACGAATCCTCGCTTCACTGGCGTTCAAGCAGCATTACAAGTTCCGACTAGCAAACTGCGCTTGTTTGGTAAGCCTGCTTGCCACAAAAATCGGCGTATGGGCGTTGCGCTGGCATTGGGTGAGTCGATCGACCAAGCAAGAGAACGGGCGAGGGCTTGTGCGGCGGCAGTACAGGTGGTGGTTTGA
- the pilM gene encoding type IV pilus assembly protein PilM, which yields MVSNLKSLLAKKTKGIGVELTPDRVNVARLKKKGQGFQLSTLASAEVPEGIFQEGQIIDSGAMAEIIQSVMAESKLKVKHAATAIPSGRDTVTRIIPVPAELDDRELREMVLNQEAGLYLPFPREEADVDYQKLGFFVDEDGIEKVQVLLVATRKEVTDSYMETFRQAGLMIDVLEISSFSLIRTIRQQLRQFSPQEAAAIVDIQFESTEISIIVDGVPQFSRTVPIGTLQVQTSLSRAMNLPPSRNTDLLQGMTIPVTPMDSIGAMPSKVGGTNPGTAAMLRVLGELADELRRSIDFYHNQGENMEVAQLLLAGPGGAIGQLDEFFSQRLSLPASPVDPVSALSLEVDQEIPPAQRVGLGVVLGLGLREAW from the coding sequence GTGGTTAGCAACCTCAAAAGCCTACTTGCCAAAAAAACGAAGGGAATTGGTGTTGAGTTAACGCCCGATCGCGTCAATGTCGCTCGGCTCAAGAAAAAGGGGCAGGGTTTTCAGTTATCAACGCTTGCTTCTGCTGAAGTCCCAGAAGGCATTTTTCAAGAAGGTCAAATCATCGATTCTGGAGCGATGGCAGAAATCATTCAGTCGGTGATGGCAGAAAGCAAACTGAAAGTAAAACATGCCGCAACTGCAATTCCAAGTGGTCGCGATACGGTGACGCGCATTATTCCGGTTCCGGCAGAACTCGACGATCGAGAACTGAGAGAAATGGTGCTGAATCAGGAAGCTGGGCTTTATCTGCCCTTTCCGCGTGAAGAAGCCGATGTCGATTACCAGAAGCTAGGCTTTTTTGTGGATGAAGATGGCATCGAAAAAGTACAGGTGCTACTGGTAGCAACCCGCAAAGAAGTCACCGATTCCTATATGGAAACCTTTCGGCAAGCAGGGCTGATGATTGATGTACTGGAGATCAGCAGCTTTTCGCTGATTCGCACGATCCGGCAACAGCTCCGGCAGTTCTCGCCCCAGGAAGCCGCTGCGATCGTCGATATTCAGTTTGAAAGCACCGAAATTTCAATCATTGTTGATGGAGTACCCCAGTTTTCTCGCACTGTCCCGATCGGCACACTTCAGGTTCAAACATCACTGAGCCGCGCCATGAACCTCCCACCCTCGCGAAACACTGATTTACTTCAAGGCATGACCATTCCTGTCACTCCAATGGACAGTATCGGCGCGATGCCCTCTAAAGTAGGCGGCACAAATCCAGGAACAGCCGCGATGCTGCGGGTACTGGGTGAATTGGCAGACGAACTGCGTCGCTCGATCGACTTCTACCACAACCAAGGTGAAAACATGGAGGTCGCACAGCTGCTCTTAGCAGGACCTGGAGGGGCGATCGGACAGCTCGATGAATTCTTTTCGCAGCGGCTCAGCTTGCCTGCGA